One segment of Meriones unguiculatus strain TT.TT164.6M chromosome X, Bangor_MerUng_6.1, whole genome shotgun sequence DNA contains the following:
- the LOC110543892 gene encoding protein BTG1-like: MIGEICAAATFISKFLSTKGLRSEQQLQTFSQSLQEVLAEHYKHHWFPEKPCKGSGYRCLRINHQMDPLIGQAAQQIGLSSQELFRLLPSELTLWVDPYEVSYRIGEDGSICVLYEASPAGSSSQNSTNVQMADGISSCKEEPLLGRTSPFKNYSMMAVSG, translated from the coding sequence ATGATAGGGGAGATCTGTGCTGCAGCGACCTTCATCTCCAAATTCCTCAGCACCAAGGGGCTCAGGAGCGAACAACAGCTTCAGACCTTCAGCCAGAGCCTGCAGGAAGTGCTGGCAGAACATTATAAACACCACTGGTTCCCAGAGAAGCCCTGCAAGGGATCAGGTTACAGGTGTCTTCGCATCAACCATCAGATGGATCCTCTGATTGGACAGGCAGCCCAGCAGATTGGACTGAGCAGTCAAGAGTTGTTCAGGCTTCTCCCAAGTGAACTCACGCTCTGGGTTGACCCCTACGAAGTGTCCTACAGGATTGGAGAGGATGGCTCCATCTGTGTCCTGTATGAAGCCTCGCCAGCAGGTAGTAGCTCTCAAAACAGCACCAACGTGCAAATGGCAGATGGCATAAGCAGTTGCAAAGAGGAACCTCTCTTGGGCAGAACAAGCCCTTTCAAAAACTACAGTATGATGGCAGTATCAGGTTAA